The window AACTGCGCCCGCACGTGGTGCTGATGGACGTCCGGATGCCCCGGCTGGACGGTCTCGCGGCGACCCGCGCGCTCGTCGGGGCCGTGCCGCCCGGCGGGCCGGACGGCTCCGGCGGGCAGCCGCCGAAGATCCTGGTCGTCACCACCTTCGAGAACGACGACTACGTCTACCAGGCCCTGCGCGCCGGGGCCGACGGCTTCCTGCTGAAGCGCTCCCGCCCGGCGGAGATCGCCCACGCCGTCCGGCTGGTCGCGGCGGGTGAGTCGCTGCTCTTCCCGACCGCGATCCGCCGTCTGGCCGCCGGCCAGGGCAACCGGGCGGCCCGGGACACGATGGCCCGCGCCGCGCTGACCGAGCGCGAGGCCGAGGTGCTGCGCCTGGTGGCCCGGGGGTTGACCAACGGTGAGATCGCCGAGCAGCTCTTCCTCGGCGTGCAGACGGTGAAGACGCACGTCAGCAGCGTGCTGGCGAAGCTCGGGGCGCGGGACCGCACCCAGGCGGTGATCGCCGCGTACGAGTCCGGGTTCGTGGAGCCCTCGGAGTAGCCGGGCGCCGGCCGGCGGCTCCGGGCGGCGGCCCGCTCAGGCCGGGTAGGCGTGGGTCTGGACGGCCTTGACCGAGGCCCAGACGGACGTGCCGGTCGCCAGGTCGAGTTCGGCCGCGGCGGCTGGGGTGAGGTCGGCCGCCATCGGGAGGGCGCCGGCCAGGTCGGCGCGGACCTGGTCGCCGTGCAGGTCCAGCCCCGCGATCTCCAGCTTCCAGACGTTGCGCGCACTGCCGTGCGGCCGCTCCCGGTGCAGCGTCACGGCGGCCGGCGGGAAGGCCACGAAGGCCGGGCCGGTCAGCTCCTCGGAGGTGGCCAGCTCGGTGCCGTCGGCCAGCGTGACCCGGCGGCCGTCCGCGAGGCCCTGGTACAGGTTGAGACCGACCAGGCGGGCGATGTAGTCGGTGCGCGGCCGCCGGGCGATCTCGGCGGGGCTCCCGGACTGCACCTCGCTGCCGTCCTCGATCACCACCAGCCGGTCGGCCAGCACCATGGCGTCCAGCGGATCGTGCGTCACCAGCACCGCCACCGCCTCGAACTCGGCCAGGTGGCGCCGCAGTTGCGAGCGGACGTCGAGCCGGGTGCGGGCGTCCAGGGCGGCCAGCGGCTCGTCGAGCAGCAGCAGCCGGGGCCGGACGGCCAGTGCCCGGGCGAGCGCGACCCGCTGGGCCTGGCCGCCGGAGAGCCGGCCGGGGCGGGTGCCCGCGTGCTCGGCCAGGCCCAGCCGCTCCAGCCAGCCGGCCGCCTCGGCCCGGGCCGCGCGCTTGGGCCGGCCTTGGCAGCGCGGGCCGAACGCCACGTTGTCGAGTGCGCTGAGGTGCGGGAAGAGCAGGTAGTCCTGGAACACCACGCCGACCGGCCGTTCCTCGGCGGGGGTGTGCAGCCGCTCGGCCGGGTCCTCCAGCACCCGGCCGTCCAGCCGCAGATGGCCCGCGGTGAGCGGGAGCAGCCCGGCGAGGGCCCGCAGCGCGGTGGACTTGCCGGCGCCGTTCGGCCCGAGCAGGGCGACCACCTCGCCGGGGGCGGCGGTGAGCGCGAGGTCGAGGCTGAAGGCGGCGCGGTCCACCCGCAGCCGGGCGTCGAGGGCGTGCTTCGCGGCGGTCATCGTGGCAGTGTCCCGGGGGAGGTGCGGGGCGGCGGGGCGCCCACGGCGGTGGCGGGCAGGGCGCGGGTGGGCAGGGCGCGGGCGGAGGGCGCGGCGCGGCCGCCGGCCGGGGCGCCGGTCACGGGGTGGACAGCCAGCGGTCGCGCAGGCCCGCCAGGACGGCGATGGAGACCACCAGCAGGACGAGCGAGAGCGCGATCGCCGCCTCCGGATCCGACTCCATGGCCAGGTAGACGGCGAGCGGCATGGTCTGCGTCCGGCCCGGGAAGTTGCCGGCGAAGGTGATCGTCGCGCCGAACTCGCCGAGCGCCCGGGCCCAGGCCAGCACCGCGCCGGCCCCGATCCCGGGAGCGATCAGCGGCAGGGTGACCCGGCGGAAGGCGGTCAGCCGGGAGGCGCCCAGGGTGGCGGCCGCCTCCTCGTAGCGCGGGTCGGCGGCCCGCAGCGCGCCCTCGACGCTGATCACCAGGAAGGGCATCGCGACGAACGCCTCGGCGATCACCACACCGGTGGTGGTGAACGGCAGGGTGATCCCGAAGGCGGAGTCCAGCCAGGAGCCGACGATGCCGCGCCGCCCGAGCACCAGCAGCAGCGCCACCCCGCCGACCACCGGCGGCAGCACCAGCGGCAGCGTGACCAGCGCCCGGACCAGCCGGCGGCCGGGCAGTTCGGTCCGCGCCAGCACCCAGGCCAGCGGCACCCCGAGGACCAGCGACACCCCGGTGGCCGCCGTCGCGCAGAACAGCGAGAGCCGCAGCGCGTCCCACACCTCGGTACTGGTGAGCTGTTCCGGCAGCGCGCTCCAGGGGGCCCGGACCAGCAGGCCGACCAGCGGCAGGGTCAGGAACGCCAGCCCGAGCAGGGCCGGGAGCAGCAGCGCGACCGGGACGCGCCGCCCGCGCCGCCGCCGGTGCGCCGTGCCCGCTCGCGGGGGCTCGGCACCGGAGGCGGCGCGGACGCCGGAGCCGGCGGTGGTGCGGCGGCTCATGGTGCCTGGAAGCCCGCCGCGGTGAGCACCTGCTGGGCCTCGGGCGACTGGATGTAGGCGACGAAGGCGGCGGCGCCGTCCTTGTTCGGCGCCTTGGCGAGGGCGGCGATCGGGTAGTCGTTCACGGCCTTGGCGGCCTCGGGGAAGTCCACGCCGTCGATCTTCGCAGCATCGGCCTTCACATCGGTCCGGTAGACCAGCGAGGCGTCGACCTCGCCCAGCTCGACCTTGGTGAGCGCGCCCTTGACGTCCTGCTCCAGGGTGACCGGGGTCAGGTTGACGCCGGCGGCCTTGAGCGCGGTCAGGGCGGCGGCGCCGCAGGGCACCTCCTTCGCGCAGAGGGCGACCTTGACCCCGGGCGCGGTGAGGTCGTTCAACCCGGCGACGTGCTTGGGGTTGCCCTTCGGCACGGCGATGGTGAGCGTGTTCCTGACGAAGGTCTTCGGCTCACCGGTGGCGCCGCCCGCGTCGGTGACCGTCTTCATGGTCGCGGGGCTGGCGGCGGCGAACACGTCCGCCGGGGCACCGGAGTTGATGCTGGTGGCGAGGCTGGAGCTGCCGCCGAAGTTGAAGGTGACCTTGGCGCCCGGGTTGGCCGCCTCGAACGTCTTGCCGAGGTCGGTGAAGGTCTCCTTCAGCGAGGCGGCGGCGAAGACGGTGATCGGGCCGGACACCTTGGCGGCGCCGGTCGACGCCGGGGCGGACGCCCCGGCGGCCGGGGCCGCGGTGGACGAGCCCCCGGAGGCCTTGTCGCCGCCGTCGCTGCCGCAGGCGGTGACCCCGAGGCTGAGGGCGAGGGCCGCTGCGGCGGCGACGGCGAGTCTGCGGGAGCGCACGGCACGGATGCTCATCGGTATTCCCCTCCTGGGCGCGCCGGAAGGGGCGCGAGGATGCTGCCGCAGGTG of the Kitasatospora sp. NBC_01246 genome contains:
- a CDS encoding response regulator transcription factor, which encodes MMIDILLADDEELVRAGLRAVLEAQGDLRVVGEAADGAEAVAMARELRPHVVLMDVRMPRLDGLAATRALVGAVPPGGPDGSGGQPPKILVVTTFENDDYVYQALRAGADGFLLKRSRPAEIAHAVRLVAAGESLLFPTAIRRLAAGQGNRAARDTMARAALTEREAEVLRLVARGLTNGEIAEQLFLGVQTVKTHVSSVLAKLGARDRTQAVIAAYESGFVEPSE
- a CDS encoding ABC transporter ATP-binding protein, which encodes MTAAKHALDARLRVDRAAFSLDLALTAAPGEVVALLGPNGAGKSTALRALAGLLPLTAGHLRLDGRVLEDPAERLHTPAEERPVGVVFQDYLLFPHLSALDNVAFGPRCQGRPKRAARAEAAGWLERLGLAEHAGTRPGRLSGGQAQRVALARALAVRPRLLLLDEPLAALDARTRLDVRSQLRRHLAEFEAVAVLVTHDPLDAMVLADRLVVIEDGSEVQSGSPAEIARRPRTDYIARLVGLNLYQGLADGRRVTLADGTELATSEELTGPAFVAFPPAAVTLHRERPHGSARNVWKLEIAGLDLHGDQVRADLAGALPMAADLTPAAAAELDLATGTSVWASVKAVQTHAYPA
- a CDS encoding ABC transporter permease, translating into MSRRTTAGSGVRAASGAEPPRAGTAHRRRRGRRVPVALLLPALLGLAFLTLPLVGLLVRAPWSALPEQLTSTEVWDALRLSLFCATAATGVSLVLGVPLAWVLARTELPGRRLVRALVTLPLVLPPVVGGVALLLVLGRRGIVGSWLDSAFGITLPFTTTGVVIAEAFVAMPFLVISVEGALRAADPRYEEAAATLGASRLTAFRRVTLPLIAPGIGAGAVLAWARALGEFGATITFAGNFPGRTQTMPLAVYLAMESDPEAAIALSLVLLVVSIAVLAGLRDRWLSTP
- the modA gene encoding molybdate ABC transporter substrate-binding protein — its product is MSIRAVRSRRLAVAAAAALALSLGVTACGSDGGDKASGGSSTAAPAAGASAPASTGAAKVSGPITVFAAASLKETFTDLGKTFEAANPGAKVTFNFGGSSSLATSINSGAPADVFAAASPATMKTVTDAGGATGEPKTFVRNTLTIAVPKGNPKHVAGLNDLTAPGVKVALCAKEVPCGAAALTALKAAGVNLTPVTLEQDVKGALTKVELGEVDASLVYRTDVKADAAKIDGVDFPEAAKAVNDYPIAALAKAPNKDGAAAFVAYIQSPEAQQVLTAAGFQAP